One window from the genome of Paenibacillus azoreducens encodes:
- a CDS encoding post-transcriptional regulator has translation MVGPEQMSESEIDAVIEALCQSKAEEFRLVGYEYVTSKDVWKCISSKYEKEGIPPLYKLVNDILSLKALTFMNYMTISAYKGSSFD, from the coding sequence ATGGTGGGCCCGGAGCAGATGAGTGAAAGCGAAATTGACGCCGTGATCGAGGCTTTATGCCAAAGCAAGGCGGAGGAATTCAGACTTGTCGGATATGAGTATGTCACCAGCAAAGACGTTTGGAAATGCATCAGCAGCAAATACGAAAAGGAAGGAATTCCTCCACTCTACAAACTGGTTAACGATATTCTCTCGCTTAAGGCGTTGACGTTTATGAACTATATGACAATATCTGCATATAAAGGTTCCTCTTTCGATTAA
- a CDS encoding adenine phosphoribosyltransferase codes for MNYKDYIRVIPDFPQPGISFKDITTLLQNGEIYKKAINDMKEMVSALKIDVIAGPEARGFVVGAPLAYALGVGFAPIRKSGKLPYETIEIGYDLEYGKDRLAMHTDAVRKGQNVLIADDLLATGGTISTSVNLVKQLGGNVVGAAFLIELAALNGRNKLPGVEVFSLMTYED; via the coding sequence TTGAACTATAAAGATTATATTCGGGTGATTCCCGATTTCCCGCAGCCAGGGATCAGCTTTAAGGATATTACGACATTGCTTCAGAACGGAGAGATCTACAAAAAAGCCATCAACGACATGAAAGAGATGGTATCCGCCCTGAAAATCGATGTTATTGCCGGTCCTGAGGCGCGTGGATTTGTTGTAGGAGCTCCTCTGGCTTATGCGCTTGGCGTCGGCTTTGCTCCGATTCGTAAAAGCGGAAAACTTCCATACGAAACCATTGAGATCGGATATGACTTGGAATACGGCAAGGATCGTCTGGCGATGCATACGGACGCTGTCCGCAAAGGACAGAATGTATTGATTGCAGACGATTTGCTTGCAACCGGAGGTACGATTTCTACATCCGTCAATCTGGTGAAGCAGCTTGGAGGCAATGTCGTAGGGGCTGCATTCCTGATTGAGCTGGCGGCTCTGAACGGCCGCAATAAGCTGCCAGGGGTGGAAGTATTCTCCTTGATGACCTATGAAGACTAA
- a CDS encoding carbohydrate ABC transporter permease, whose product MKKWVHSESFTAWTFMAPGLILVAVFVFWPIIYGIPLSFTDYSVISETHYVGFDNFVTAFHDSNFLTSLWNSLLYVIIVPVIQILSILMAILVNGKIPGVKIFRTAYYIPVVTSMVAVALIWSWLLSNNGVVNFILLKLGLIHDQVAWLSTSSTALFVLMFITMWKGLGYYMMLYLAGLQGIPSDLYEAARVDGASRWHVIWSITIPLLRPHILFCSLISLMAAIRVFDEVYILTKGGPGTSTLTSSVYIFQKGLEQFNFGYASALGLIVSVLIGGLSVLVFRFNQKGGVNPY is encoded by the coding sequence ATGAAAAAATGGGTTCATTCCGAATCCTTTACAGCATGGACGTTTATGGCGCCCGGACTGATTCTCGTTGCCGTATTTGTATTTTGGCCAATCATTTATGGAATTCCGCTATCTTTTACCGATTATTCCGTCATTTCCGAAACGCATTACGTCGGCTTTGATAACTTTGTCACGGCCTTTCATGATTCCAATTTTCTCACATCTTTATGGAATTCGCTGCTGTACGTCATCATCGTTCCAGTGATTCAGATCCTGTCGATTTTGATGGCTATTTTGGTCAATGGTAAAATCCCCGGCGTGAAAATTTTCCGTACCGCTTATTACATCCCTGTCGTCACTTCGATGGTCGCCGTGGCTTTGATCTGGAGCTGGCTGCTCAGCAATAACGGCGTGGTCAATTTTATTTTGCTTAAGCTGGGGTTGATCCATGATCAAGTCGCGTGGCTGTCGACAAGCAGTACGGCATTGTTTGTGCTGATGTTCATCACGATGTGGAAAGGGCTCGGGTATTATATGATGCTGTATCTGGCCGGGCTGCAGGGCATCCCTTCGGATTTGTATGAAGCCGCGCGGGTAGACGGCGCGAGCCGCTGGCATGTCATATGGAGCATTACGATCCCGCTGCTGCGTCCGCATATTCTGTTCTGCTCTTTAATTTCATTAATGGCAGCGATCCGCGTCTTTGACGAGGTCTACATTTTGACGAAAGGCGGACCAGGTACTTCGACCCTCACTTCCAGCGTGTATATTTTCCAAAAGGGCCTGGAGCAGTTTAATTTCGGTTATGCCTCGGCACTCGGACTGATTGTGAGCGTTTTGATCGGCGGGCTTAGCGTGCTGGTGTTCCGTTTTAATCAGAAAGGCGGTGTCAATCCATATTGA
- a CDS encoding cation diffusion facilitator family transporter: MSNQRSHSSDTVTWTGMIGDLSLAVFKGGVGYFTGSKALLGDALHSASDAVSALNRLIPRRSSLKGKGKSKRPTRPYKTEPVFAIIFAVLVLMGGLQIAVASIRDIASGNIRIPRQFALIAIFMSLAVKEAIFQFQYHYSKKQGDGRHTAYAEEHRFSLYSSLIVCIGVFLSVAGDTFGWKAMTYMDPVAALVVAGLVLRKGYLLIMNSLYGSLASETEQEDAISFIETVQRVHGIITVDDLKTREQGHYITVDLKISVNPRITVLEANEIAERAKKLLMNRFVHVSDVKIQVVPYDPGYPYKTNHQLADNDMPTLIQ, translated from the coding sequence ATGAGCAATCAACGTTCACATTCTTCCGATACCGTCACCTGGACGGGGATGATCGGCGACTTGTCGCTTGCTGTTTTTAAAGGCGGGGTAGGATATTTCACTGGCAGCAAGGCTTTGCTGGGCGACGCCTTGCATTCTGCCTCCGATGCTGTGTCCGCTTTGAACCGGCTTATCCCTAGGCGCTCGTCTTTGAAAGGGAAAGGGAAAAGCAAACGTCCAACCCGGCCGTACAAGACAGAACCTGTGTTTGCAATTATTTTTGCGGTGCTAGTTCTGATGGGAGGGCTGCAAATCGCAGTCGCTTCAATCAGGGATATCGCTTCAGGGAACATTCGCATACCAAGGCAATTTGCTCTGATTGCTATTTTTATGTCTTTGGCTGTCAAAGAAGCCATTTTCCAGTTTCAATATCATTATTCGAAAAAGCAGGGGGATGGGCGGCATACGGCTTACGCTGAAGAGCATCGTTTCAGCTTGTATTCCTCATTGATCGTATGCATCGGCGTATTTCTGTCCGTGGCCGGAGATACCTTTGGGTGGAAAGCAATGACCTATATGGATCCGGTTGCTGCTTTGGTCGTAGCGGGTTTGGTGCTCCGGAAAGGGTATCTATTGATCATGAATTCGTTATACGGCTCGCTTGCTTCCGAAACGGAGCAGGAGGATGCCATCAGCTTTATCGAGACGGTTCAGCGGGTGCACGGGATTATTACCGTTGATGACCTGAAGACCAGGGAGCAGGGGCATTATATCACAGTGGACCTCAAGATTAGCGTAAATCCACGGATTACTGTTCTTGAAGCGAATGAGATCGCCGAACGGGCTAAAAAATTGCTGATGAACCGCTTTGTGCATGTTAGTGACGTGAAAATTCAAGTCGTTCCTTATGATCCCGGTTATCCGTACAAAACCAATCATCAGCTTGCGGATAACGATATGCCGACACTGATTCAATAG
- a CDS encoding carbohydrate ABC transporter permease yields the protein MIIAISKNKWLTIIRLLIVYVLLLALAVFMMGPFLWLLSVSLMPGKNVFSNPPAILPTFIDFDNYVKVWQFMNFPKYIYNTVVITALGVVFNVILAALTAYPLATFRFKGRNLIFGLLIATMIIPSSTAMIVHYLTIQWLHLADSFLGVVLPSAVSVFNIFLMRQTFLGIPPDIRDSGKMDGASEFRIWWQLVLPLVKPAIAVISLLEMMAFWNNFLWPIVVLDDPQKYPLAAALTYLNGQFSYNFGWIAAGTMISVLPIIIVFLFTQRYYMEGIAGAIKG from the coding sequence TTGATAATCGCGATTTCAAAAAACAAATGGCTTACTATAATCAGATTATTGATTGTTTACGTACTGTTGCTGGCGCTGGCCGTATTTATGATGGGACCGTTTTTATGGCTGCTCAGCGTGTCGCTCATGCCAGGCAAAAATGTGTTTTCCAATCCGCCGGCCATTTTGCCGACCTTTATCGATTTTGATAACTACGTTAAGGTTTGGCAGTTTATGAACTTTCCGAAATACATCTATAACACGGTGGTGATTACGGCCTTAGGCGTTGTATTTAACGTCATATTGGCCGCATTGACGGCCTACCCGCTTGCCACTTTTCGTTTCAAAGGCCGAAACCTGATCTTTGGATTGCTTATTGCCACCATGATCATTCCTTCATCAACCGCGATGATTGTTCATTATTTGACGATCCAGTGGCTGCATTTGGCGGATTCATTTCTGGGCGTCGTGCTGCCGTCCGCCGTTTCGGTGTTTAATATTTTTCTAATGCGCCAGACTTTTCTGGGCATTCCGCCGGATATCCGTGATTCGGGCAAAATGGATGGCGCATCCGAATTCCGGATTTGGTGGCAGCTGGTGCTGCCGCTGGTCAAACCGGCTATTGCCGTCATTTCGCTGCTGGAGATGATGGCGTTCTGGAACAATTTCCTATGGCCGATCGTCGTGCTCGATGATCCACAAAAGTATCCGCTGGCTGCGGCGCTTACCTATTTAAACGGACAGTTCTCTTATAATTTCGGCTGGATTGCGGCGGGGACGATGATTTCCGTGCTGCCGATCATTATCGTGTTCCTGTTCACCCAGCGCTACTATATGGAAGGGATTGCGGGTGCGATCAAAGGATAG
- the recJ gene encoding single-stranded-DNA-specific exonuclease RecJ — MLESKYSWRTPAGSREKARSLAEALSVSPLTASLLASRGIDSAEAAANFLNGNLDALHDPYLLLGMEKAVPRIQQAIDHGEHILIYGDYDADGVSSTSLMIYFMRHMGASYDIYIPHRSNEGYGLHNHALDWAHQQGVSLVITVDTGISAVEQIAYANALGIDVIVTDHHEPPEVLPEAYALINPKQPGCPYPFKGLAGVGVAYKLAQAVLKQPPVEWTEIVAIGTIADLMPLTGENRILVSRGLESMRRTSFPGIRALMEVSGIAPGAVTSTNVAFGMAPRINASGRLDHAGSAVALLTTEDAEEAQRLSHALDELNKERQQVVETIVQEALLQLQAKMKDNNVPDVIVLAGEGWNVGVVGIVASKILERYYRPVIILGIDPETGMCKGSARSIPGLDIYEALTSCKDLMDHYGGHPSAAGMSLNREQLEAFEQALNLYAGQVLTEADFVPVMPTDGEWTLSDIPLSVVDEIEMLEPFGMANPMPKLIFRGTQLAEIRKIGKDGKHLKLVVRQGGTRIEAVAFGRGDLAELLEEGMTLDILGEVSINEWNGSRKPQLMLQDLNIPGPQVFDFRDSKQPWADMQRVYNAVSAHLRLDYRHIAAVFNPRLESSPKLELNDCTLWVYDKNAGISAFNDAANIYGTDHVTTLFMIHAPDSADQLDTLLASFKNLSNLFLLHSGRSKAERITIPDREQFKLLYVLLMRMAAEPIREQEALVRLSKQSSSTLRMVTMMMDVFEELSFIQRRDGYITIIPKPPKRELSSSMHFSALGSLAEMEQHLLYASTSQCTSWMISRLEGVS; from the coding sequence TTGTTAGAATCAAAATATTCCTGGCGGACTCCGGCCGGCAGCAGGGAGAAGGCGCGAAGTTTGGCAGAGGCTCTCTCGGTATCTCCGTTAACGGCTTCGCTTCTTGCTTCAAGGGGGATTGACAGCGCTGAAGCAGCGGCAAATTTTTTGAACGGAAATTTGGATGCACTGCATGATCCTTATTTGCTGCTAGGCATGGAGAAGGCCGTGCCAAGAATCCAACAGGCGATTGATCATGGGGAACATATTTTGATTTATGGGGATTACGATGCGGATGGCGTTTCCAGCACTTCATTAATGATTTATTTCATGCGGCATATGGGGGCTTCCTACGATATTTATATTCCGCATCGCTCCAACGAAGGATATGGACTACATAATCATGCGCTGGATTGGGCCCATCAGCAGGGAGTAAGCCTCGTGATTACAGTGGATACCGGAATCAGTGCGGTGGAGCAAATCGCGTATGCCAACGCTTTGGGGATCGATGTCATTGTAACGGATCATCATGAACCTCCGGAAGTGCTTCCCGAGGCTTATGCGTTGATCAATCCTAAGCAGCCGGGATGTCCGTATCCTTTCAAAGGCCTCGCGGGCGTGGGTGTAGCATATAAGTTAGCTCAGGCAGTACTGAAACAGCCGCCGGTCGAATGGACGGAAATCGTAGCCATCGGAACGATCGCCGACCTGATGCCATTAACCGGTGAGAACCGCATCTTGGTCAGCCGCGGCCTGGAATCCATGCGCCGCACCTCCTTTCCCGGCATTCGGGCTCTGATGGAAGTAAGCGGGATTGCTCCGGGAGCTGTCACATCCACCAATGTGGCATTCGGGATGGCGCCGCGGATCAATGCCAGCGGACGCCTCGATCATGCCGGTTCGGCGGTGGCCTTGCTGACGACGGAAGATGCCGAAGAAGCGCAGCGGCTGTCTCATGCACTGGATGAACTCAACAAAGAAAGACAACAGGTCGTGGAAACGATCGTGCAGGAAGCGCTTCTTCAATTGCAAGCTAAAATGAAGGATAACAACGTTCCGGATGTGATTGTTCTGGCAGGGGAAGGTTGGAACGTGGGTGTCGTAGGAATCGTCGCCTCCAAAATTCTCGAGCGGTATTACCGCCCCGTCATTATTTTGGGCATAGATCCGGAGACCGGAATGTGCAAAGGTTCAGCCAGATCCATCCCGGGGCTTGATATTTACGAAGCGCTTACTTCCTGTAAAGATCTTATGGATCATTATGGCGGCCATCCGTCCGCAGCCGGAATGAGTCTGAATCGGGAGCAGCTTGAGGCGTTTGAACAGGCCTTGAACCTCTATGCCGGACAGGTATTAACGGAAGCGGACTTTGTGCCTGTCATGCCAACGGATGGAGAATGGACACTGTCGGATATTCCGCTCTCTGTCGTTGACGAAATCGAAATGCTGGAACCCTTTGGTATGGCCAATCCGATGCCAAAGCTGATTTTTCGGGGAACGCAGCTGGCAGAGATACGGAAAATAGGCAAGGACGGCAAGCACTTGAAGCTTGTTGTCCGGCAAGGCGGAACGCGCATCGAAGCTGTAGCTTTCGGCAGGGGAGATCTGGCGGAGCTGCTTGAGGAAGGGATGACGCTCGATATTCTTGGGGAGGTTTCCATTAATGAATGGAACGGGTCAAGAAAACCCCAGCTTATGCTGCAGGACTTGAATATACCGGGTCCACAGGTATTCGACTTCCGTGATTCCAAGCAGCCTTGGGCTGACATGCAGCGGGTATACAACGCGGTTTCTGCGCATTTGCGGCTGGATTATCGGCATATCGCTGCCGTGTTTAATCCTCGTCTCGAAAGTTCCCCCAAATTGGAATTGAATGATTGTACCCTTTGGGTATATGATAAGAATGCTGGAATTTCGGCATTTAACGATGCGGCGAATATTTACGGTACGGATCATGTTACAACACTGTTTATGATTCATGCGCCTGATTCCGCAGATCAGTTGGATACGCTGCTTGCCTCGTTCAAGAATCTATCCAACTTATTTCTTCTTCATTCCGGACGAAGCAAGGCAGAGCGGATCACAATTCCGGATCGTGAACAGTTTAAACTGCTGTATGTACTATTGATGCGTATGGCGGCAGAACCGATCAGGGAGCAGGAAGCGCTTGTGCGTCTTAGTAAGCAGTCTTCCTCGACCCTTCGCATGGTTACGATGATGATGGACGTATTCGAGGAGCTTTCGTTTATACAGCGGCGCGACGGCTATATAACGATCATTCCGAAGCCGCCAAAGCGGGAGCTCAGCAGTTCCATGCATTTTTCCGCATTGGGCAGCTTGGCCGAAATGGAGCAGCATTTGCTGTATGCAAGCACCTCACAGTGCACCAGCTGGATGATATCCCGCCTGGAAGGCGTCAGCTAA
- the secD gene encoding protein translocase subunit SecD, producing the protein MKRIATFIIVVLVATGIMAWSTPGLLDSVRLGLDLKGGFEILYEATPLEPGQSVTKQSLTRTAESLEKRANALGTSEPEVTTEGTNRIRLKLAGVTNEAEVRKKMKEPAVLTFRSADGCKVPEKNATEKDIYCKVELVGSDFVENGAAVGYDQLNRPVIDIKVKDKKKFADVTKRLVGQNLAIFLDETMLSDPRVQQELTDGKAQITGSYTLDEAKQIRDTINLGALPLKLTEKYSQSVGATLGKQSLEKTIEAGIIGSIVILVFMIGMYRLPGIIASFGLIVHTWLLILVFVWADFTLTLPGIAAFILGVGMAVDANIITNERIREEFRNGKSVMSSVKAGNKSSLRTILDSNITTIIVGAVMFAFGTGAVKGFALVLIVEILLSILTNVYFTHFLLGLLVKAGLLKKPKQFGVKESEINAL; encoded by the coding sequence ATGAAAAGAATCGCTACTTTCATTATCGTCGTGCTCGTTGCGACGGGGATCATGGCTTGGTCCACGCCGGGATTACTCGACAGTGTCCGGTTAGGCCTTGATCTTAAGGGAGGCTTCGAGATTTTATATGAGGCGACTCCGCTTGAACCGGGACAAAGTGTTACAAAGCAGTCCCTTACGCGTACGGCGGAAAGTTTGGAAAAAAGAGCGAATGCGCTCGGCACCAGCGAACCTGAAGTCACCACAGAAGGCACCAACCGGATTCGCCTTAAACTCGCAGGTGTAACAAACGAAGCCGAAGTCAGAAAAAAAATGAAGGAACCGGCAGTGTTGACTTTCCGCAGCGCAGACGGCTGTAAGGTGCCTGAAAAGAACGCTACGGAAAAAGATATATATTGCAAGGTGGAACTTGTCGGAAGCGACTTTGTCGAGAACGGGGCCGCTGTTGGTTACGACCAGTTGAACCGTCCTGTTATCGATATTAAAGTCAAGGACAAAAAGAAATTCGCCGATGTCACCAAACGTTTGGTTGGACAAAACCTCGCGATTTTCCTCGATGAAACGATGCTTTCGGATCCGCGAGTCCAACAAGAGCTGACAGACGGAAAAGCGCAGATTACAGGCAGCTACACCTTAGATGAGGCCAAGCAGATCCGCGATACGATCAATCTCGGCGCTTTGCCTTTGAAACTGACGGAAAAATACTCGCAAAGCGTAGGCGCGACACTTGGTAAACAGTCGCTTGAGAAAACGATCGAAGCCGGGATTATCGGCTCCATCGTCATTTTAGTGTTTATGATCGGGATGTACCGTTTGCCTGGCATAATTGCAAGCTTTGGTCTGATCGTTCATACATGGCTGCTTATTCTCGTATTTGTATGGGCCGACTTTACGCTGACGCTGCCAGGGATAGCCGCGTTTATTCTCGGGGTCGGGATGGCAGTCGATGCGAACATCATTACCAATGAACGGATCAGGGAGGAATTCCGCAACGGCAAAAGCGTTATGTCGTCGGTTAAAGCGGGCAACAAATCTTCCTTGCGCACGATTCTCGATTCGAATATTACGACGATTATCGTCGGTGCGGTCATGTTCGCTTTCGGAACAGGCGCTGTCAAAGGTTTCGCGCTCGTGCTGATCGTCGAAATCCTGTTGAGTATCTTGACCAACGTGTATTTCACCCACTTCCTGCTAGGTCTGTTGGTTAAGGCAGGACTGCTTAAAAAACCGAAGCAGTTCGGGGTAAAGGAGAGTGAAATCAATGCACTTTAA
- the secF gene encoding protein translocase subunit SecF gives MHFKKEFDFVKLSKYAYIFSIALTIAGIIALAAFGLNYGVDFQAGSNVDVKLSKTLTKADIEPVLDKIGIAKDATISPGENRMGIRFTKVLTEDQDEQLKAALLKLDGKSSMEVNTVDPEMAKELGRNAIYSVLISCIGIIIYVSIRFEWRFAVAAIIALLHDAFMVVAVFSIFRLEVSLTFIVAVLTIIGYSINDTIVIFDRIRENLRFGKQKTREDLTNLLNHSVNQMLMRSLYTAFTVFIAAFFLFLFGGESIKMFSLAMVIGLIFGAYSSIFIASPLWLFFKHKQKPNRKAVKPSKA, from the coding sequence ATGCACTTTAAAAAGGAATTTGACTTTGTAAAGCTGAGCAAATATGCGTATATCTTCTCGATCGCACTTACGATTGCGGGGATTATCGCCCTTGCCGCTTTCGGTTTGAACTACGGCGTTGATTTCCAGGCAGGCTCGAACGTGGACGTGAAGCTTTCCAAAACCCTGACGAAAGCCGATATAGAACCGGTGCTTGACAAGATTGGAATTGCCAAAGATGCAACGATCTCCCCAGGGGAGAATCGGATGGGTATCCGCTTCACGAAAGTATTAACCGAGGACCAGGATGAACAGCTCAAAGCCGCTCTGCTTAAATTGGATGGCAAGTCTTCCATGGAAGTGAACACTGTCGATCCGGAAATGGCGAAGGAACTCGGGCGAAACGCTATCTATTCCGTTCTCATATCCTGTATCGGGATTATCATATACGTAAGTATCCGGTTTGAATGGCGTTTTGCCGTGGCCGCCATCATCGCGCTGCTGCATGACGCGTTTATGGTTGTAGCCGTCTTCTCCATCTTCCGGTTGGAGGTCAGCCTGACTTTCATTGTCGCTGTGCTGACGATCATCGGTTACTCGATCAACGATACGATCGTTATCTTCGACCGTATTCGCGAGAACTTGCGTTTCGGCAAGCAAAAAACACGTGAGGACCTGACGAACCTGCTCAACCACAGTGTCAATCAGATGCTGATGCGTTCCTTGTATACGGCATTTACCGTATTCATTGCAGCCTTCTTTCTGTTCCTTTTCGGGGGAGAATCGATCAAAATGTTCTCGCTCGCCATGGTTATCGGCCTGATCTTCGGGGCTTACTCCTCGATCTTCATCGCCAGCCCGCTGTGGTTGTTCTTTAAACACAAGCAAAAACCTAACCGGAAAGCGGTCAAGCCTTCCAAAGCGTAA
- a CDS encoding ABC transporter substrate-binding protein produces MKKSKKRTVSVLLSVLLLSFLLSACGGGKSGGEEGGKSAGPVKLEFWTISLQPTFTDYFNKLIADYQKSHEGVTIEWKDYPYDAVTNKLLTSIASGSSPDVVNLNTEFASQMGSKGAVVDLNSFLTDEQKQSYFEGIYNSTVIDGKAYALPWYTGTEVLFMNTKIVKDAGLDPANPPKTQDELAAWAKQIKEKTGKSGYARQWVSNLFPREGIKLLNDDKSAAAFNTPETKTILEDIKQKIADGIIVKEDVPFTKQIQYYSSEQVAFEMSGPTFINFLKTSAPDVYKNTIAVPLPTGRSGVRLSNSMNLVVPAKSKHQKEAVEFAAFVTNAENQTSFAKAANTLPSTKESIKDPFFTESDNSLESQAKITSANSLDKAIDYMVGVPNATDINAAIARGLQKIMLNDADINATLDAMEQEVNQVLKK; encoded by the coding sequence ATGAAAAAGAGTAAAAAAAGAACTGTCAGCGTTTTATTGTCTGTGTTGCTGCTATCGTTTTTGTTGAGCGCTTGCGGAGGAGGAAAGTCAGGCGGGGAAGAAGGCGGTAAAAGCGCCGGTCCCGTTAAGCTGGAGTTTTGGACGATTTCGCTGCAGCCGACTTTTACCGATTATTTCAACAAACTGATTGCCGATTATCAAAAATCGCATGAGGGCGTGACCATTGAGTGGAAAGATTATCCGTACGATGCAGTCACCAATAAACTTCTGACCAGCATTGCCAGCGGCAGCAGTCCGGATGTGGTGAACCTGAATACCGAGTTTGCCAGTCAAATGGGATCCAAAGGCGCAGTGGTTGATTTGAATTCTTTCCTGACCGATGAGCAGAAACAATCTTATTTTGAAGGGATTTACAACTCGACGGTAATTGATGGCAAAGCCTATGCGCTTCCTTGGTATACGGGTACGGAGGTTTTGTTCATGAACACCAAAATCGTCAAAGATGCCGGGCTTGATCCGGCCAATCCGCCGAAGACTCAGGATGAGCTGGCCGCATGGGCCAAACAGATCAAAGAAAAGACGGGCAAATCGGGTTACGCGAGACAATGGGTATCCAACCTGTTCCCGAGGGAAGGCATTAAACTCCTGAACGATGACAAGTCGGCCGCGGCCTTTAATACGCCGGAAACGAAAACGATTCTGGAAGACATCAAGCAGAAAATCGCGGACGGCATCATTGTGAAGGAGGACGTACCTTTTACAAAGCAGATCCAGTATTACTCCAGCGAGCAGGTGGCCTTTGAAATGTCTGGGCCGACATTCATCAACTTTTTGAAAACTTCCGCACCGGACGTATACAAAAACACCATCGCCGTGCCGCTGCCTACCGGCCGTTCTGGCGTACGCCTGTCCAACAGCATGAATCTTGTCGTGCCGGCCAAATCGAAACATCAAAAAGAAGCCGTGGAGTTTGCGGCCTTTGTCACGAACGCAGAAAATCAAACTTCCTTTGCCAAAGCGGCTAATACGCTGCCGTCAACCAAAGAATCGATCAAAGATCCGTTTTTTACCGAATCGGACAATTCACTTGAGTCCCAAGCCAAAATTACCTCCGCCAACAGCTTGGATAAAGCGATTGATTATATGGTCGGCGTACCGAATGCAACGGATATCAACGCGGCCATAGCCAGAGGTTTGCAGAAGATCATGCTTAACGATGCGGATATCAATGCCACGCTGGATGCGATGGAGCAAGAGGTTAATCAGGTATTAAAAAAGTAG